DNA sequence from the Nocardia fluminea genome:
CAACCCATGTCGAGGTTCTCCGCGACCGTCATACCCGGGAACACACCGCGCCCCTCCGGGGCCTGGATGAGACCCTCGACCACCCGATCGTGCGCTTTCATCGTGGTGATGTCTTTGCCCTGGAACAGGATTCGGCCCGAAGTGAGCGGCAGCAGGCCCGACATCGCCCGCATGGTCGTGGTCTTGCCCGCGCCGTTGGCACCGAGCAACGTCACCAGTTCACCCTGGGCGACCGAGAGCGAGATACCGTGCAGCGCCTCGATCCGGCCGTAGTTCACGACCATGTCCTGGACCTCGAGCAACGGCGCCGCGGTCTCGACCACGGCCCGCGGCTCGTCCCGCGATCGCACCACCACGGCGTCCGCGTCCGGCGTCGGGGTCGCCCCCGCCTCCGCGGCGGCCACCGATCCCTCGCGCACCTGTTCGACCGTGTCCGCGTCGGGCACGCCGAGGTAGGCCGCGATCACCGCCGGGTCCTCGCGCACCTCGGTGGGCAGGCCGTCGGCGATCTTGCGCCCGAACTCCAGCACCACGATCCGGTCGGTCACGCCCATCACCAGGCGCATGTCGTGCTCGATGAGCAGCACGGTGTAGCCGTCGTCGCGGATCTTGCGGATCAGATCCATCAGCGCCGACTTCTCGCTGGGATTGAAGCCGGCGGCCGGCTCGTCGAGGCACAGCAGCTTGGGTTCGGTGGCGAGCGCCCGCGCGATCTCGAGCCTGCGCTGATCGCCGTAGGACAGATTGCGGGCCTTCTCCACCGCGCGCGGTGCGATACCGACGAACTCGAGCAGCGCCATGCCGCGTTCGATGGCATCCCGCTCCTCGCGCCGGAACTTCGGCGTGCGGAACACCGCGCCGGGCACCGAGGTGGTGTGGCGCGCATCGGTGCCGACGACCACGTTCTCCAGCGCCGTCATCTCGCCGAACAACCGCACGTTCTGGAACGTGCGCGCGATACCCATCCGGGTGATCTCGTTGCGTTTGGTCTTGGCCAGCGGCTGACCGTCGAAGTGCACGCTGCCCGACGCGGGCTTGTACACACCGGTGATCGCGTTGAAGCAGGTGGTCTTGCCCGCGCCGTTGGGGCCGATCAGACCGAGGATCTCGCCGCGGCGGATCTCGAAACTGACCCCGTCCAACGCGGTCAGACCACCGAACTTGACGGTCAGACCATCCGTGCGCAGCAGTGGCTCGCCCACCGCCGTGTCGATCTCACGGTGCGGGGCGACCACCTCGGCGACGGTCTCGGCATCGGCGAGTTCGGGCATCACCGCGGTGACGTCGACCTCGCCCGTCGGCTCGACCTCGGGCGGCGGCTGGTAGCCGGCCTTCATGTCTTCGTTGTCGTACAGCGCGTCTCCCGCGCCCGGCCCCGTCATCGCCCTGCTCCGATCGATTCGGCCGCCGGCTTGCGCACGACCGCCTGGTACACCTGTCTGCCGTAGGCGAGCAGCTTCTGCCGGACCGGGAACAGACCCTGTGGCCGCAGAATCATCATTACCACGAGCGCGATGCCGAAGTAGAGGTACTTCAGGTCACCGAGGTTCTGGGCGCCGCCCGGACGGAACAGCAACACGCTGCCGAACAGCAGCAAGCCGAAGATCACCGCGACGATCGACACACCGATCACCGCCCGCCGTACCCAGGTGGCCAGCGCATCCTTCTTCCACCGCCACAGCAACCACAGCCCGATCAGCATCGCGACGTCGAGGCCGAGCAACAGGTAGCCGGTCGACTCGCTGGACACCAGCTGCACCGACTGCAACCGCATCGGCAGGTAGGCGATGAGGAACGCGCCGACGATCACGCCGAGCTTGTTGCCCGAACCACCGAGCACCACCGCGCACAGGAACAGCATCGACAAGATGATGTCGAACTGTTTGGGATTCACGTAGGTCACCTGACCGGCGTACATCGCGCCGGACAGACCGCCGACCGAGGCGCCGATCACGAACGCCCACAGCTTGAACTTGAAGGTCGGCACGCCCATGATCTCGGCGGCGTCCTCGTCTTCGCGGATGGCGACCCAGGAGCGGCCGACCCGGCTGCGCTCGAGATTGCCGATGATCAGCAGCACCACGATCACGAAGACCATGCCGAGCCAGAACCACCAGGTGCCGTTGCTGGCCCGCTGGAAGGGATTCCAGCTGCTGGTGTCGCCGAGGTTGCCCGGGGAGAAGAAGCCACCGGGGTGCGCCTCGGACTCGCCGACGGTGGGGTAGGCGATCTTGGACAGCCCGAGGCTGCCGTTGGTCAGATCACCGAGGTTGTCGGCCATCAGCCGGACGATCTCACCGAAGCCCAGCGTCACGATCGCGAGGTAGTCACCGCGCAGGCGCAGGGTCGGCGCGCCGAGGATCAGGCCGGCCAGCGCGGTCAGCGCGATCGCGATCGGCAGGCAGGCCACCCACGCCCAGCCGGGTTGCAGCCAGCCGCCGTCGGTCTGGTTCCACGGACTGTTCGGGCTGGTCAACAGGCCGACGGTATAGGCGCCGACGGCGTAGAAGCCGACATAGCCGAGGTCGAGCAGTCCGGCCTGGCCGACCACCACGTTCAAGCCGATGGCGATCAGCGCGTACATGGCGAACTGCGCCATCACACCACCGAAGCTCACGCCCGGGGTGTCGAGCAGCGGCGGCGGGAACAGCGGCATCAGCGCGAGCAAGGCGATGATCGGCACGCCGACGGCCCACTGGGCCGGCCGCGAGAGCCCGTCCCACCAGGCCCGGATCGCGTCGCCGATGCCACGTCGATCCTGCTGCGCGACAGGCGCTTTCGGAGTCTTGGTCAGGTCTGTCATGCGCGTGCCCTCCCCAGGCTCTCGCCGAGGATGCCGGTCGGGCGGAACATCAGCACGGTCACCAGCAGCACGAACGCGACCACGTCACGCCATTCGGTGCCGAACAGGATCTGCCCGTACTGCTCGGCCACGCCGAGGATCAACCCGCCGAGCAGCGCGCCGCGCAGGTTGCCGATGCCGCCGAGCACCGCGGCGCTGAACGCCTTGATACCGAGGATGAATCCGCCGGAGAAGATGATG
Encoded proteins:
- a CDS encoding branched-chain amino acid ABC transporter permease, which encodes MTDLTKTPKAPVAQQDRRGIGDAIRAWWDGLSRPAQWAVGVPIIALLALMPLFPPPLLDTPGVSFGGVMAQFAMYALIAIGLNVVVGQAGLLDLGYVGFYAVGAYTVGLLTSPNSPWNQTDGGWLQPGWAWVACLPIAIALTALAGLILGAPTLRLRGDYLAIVTLGFGEIVRLMADNLGDLTNGSLGLSKIAYPTVGESEAHPGGFFSPGNLGDTSSWNPFQRASNGTWWFWLGMVFVIVVLLIIGNLERSRVGRSWVAIREDEDAAEIMGVPTFKFKLWAFVIGASVGGLSGAMYAGQVTYVNPKQFDIILSMLFLCAVVLGGSGNKLGVIVGAFLIAYLPMRLQSVQLVSSESTGYLLLGLDVAMLIGLWLLWRWKKDALATWVRRAVIGVSIVAVIFGLLLFGSVLLFRPGGAQNLGDLKYLYFGIALVVMMILRPQGLFPVRQKLLAYGRQVYQAVVRKPAAESIGAGR